ctccccctttagggtaCCCTCTACCCGCTTGttctccacccctaactagttgTGCACGTGGTGTAGTAACTGTTTTGGGGGCCATAGCCTGAATGTTCTGATAAAATCTACCCATCCCAAgtatgggacaatctctcatgatgtgcctagtattaccatactcataacaaccccatctgaggtcgcggctgctcgtactgagtctgtggtGAATAACTTGAAtaaccactctaagaactctgTGCCAGTGGTGCAGTAAAAGTACTagctggagcactacgagtattcTGAATTGTGGTCTGGGttgaccgactgcccgagcctccgccatgatgagtcatagttgtagagtagaatccactgaatcctctagAGTTTCGAGACCgcttggcctccttagactccctttcctcattCCTAACACGTTCTAACATTCGTCAATCTCTATTACTTGGtgaaatggagtatcagactTAAATTCTCGAGCCATGtgtattttaagatcataatcgagcccctcaatgaatctacggactcgctctctgactgtaggaaccaaaacaggtgcatgatggtctaactcactgaacctgatggtaTATTCTAAcactgtcatggtgccctgatgcaatcattcaaactctgtgcgtcACGCATCCTGGAGAcctggggaacaaattctttcaaaaacatctctgcaaattgagcccaagttggtggtactGCATCAACTGGTCTatcttcttcataaacttgccaccactgatacgctgctcctgacatctgaaatatagtaaaggcaactccacttacttccacaatacccatagtacggagaatacagtgacagttttctagaaatccctgggcatcctcggtagttgtgccactaaaggtaggtggactatacctcttaaatctctcaagtctcttttgttctttttctgatgcctctagcctgacctcaggctgaactggaatacaggttgtaccggtactatacatgaaacctgaccaatgtgaacctgctgctctggagtacgggtggtaggagtctgagctcctaccccaatctgtgaaatatttggcaaaacggagatcaatcctgcctgaaTCAATGTACCACacatgttcaggaactgtgctaaaatcttctgaagtccaggggtaacaaCAAGTGTCTTTGGTGTTTGTCACCTAACCAGAGCTACTGGCGGCTTCTCGACTGTTgctctgataggtgctctagcGGTACAtgccctcctcggcctctaccccggcctctacttcggccccgacctcttgcgaCCCTAGCAGTATGCGTGGGTGTTTGCTTAGCTGACTCGGTAACACGTATCCTCAACATTTATGAgggaatagagatacaaaggcgcAAATACTAAAATCAATGATTCCGCACGATAGCAATGAAataagtgaaaatttcctaacagttcggtagcctctcaaagataagtacagacgtctccgtaccgatccgcaagactctactagactcattcgtgactcgtagaacctattaacctagggctctgataccaacttgttacgacccaaaattctaccacAGGCGTTAttatggcacttagtctctaagactaggcaagatgattacaattacaattcaagcctttttttttATCGAAACCAAtaacgaaaataattataacaccttcctaaaactggtaatactgagtcacgaactctaactgagtacatgcagtgatccccaaagatcgaatatacaatacagTTCAAATAAGAGTGGGcagtacaataaaaatagaaagactccaacggattgcgacgaccaagcagccctaccttgaatccttgtgatcacactctaatctctgttCAAATTTGaaatctccaatacctggctctgcacaaaaatgtgtagaaatatagtatgagtacaccacagtcggttcccagtaagtatcacgactaacctcagtggagtagtgataaGGTGtcgtcaagacactcactagtgaaATAACATGTGTAATATTACACACAAAAATAATAGAacaacaaatagcagtgatggcaacaatagtcaacttgtgacataaacagtaaggcaataggaacaccataattattgctcaaatgaataataagcacaagtacaaccaattaatcaagttcttcaaatataaatcattcacatataaattctttcgaataaataccctccaaatatatttcttcaaataaatacccttcgaatataaaactctttcacataaatatcttatatcatactcataaatacgggtctcagctccCTTTTATAttctcatggcacctcgtgccaatgTCTATATcaaatctgcacggataactcacgtgccgaaaatatcaatatataaaaatcgtaggatcaatttattttcaataaaataaggttaaatatttaaatcaagtaagaaatccacaaagaaataagtttattttagaaatcgtttgagtgaagaagaatgatatttcaattaaaataaagcatcagataagctattgatttggatgtaaaacttattaaattaaatataacagtaatttttttttatttaaaacaactcaatcatcgaaaacaagtacaaccagaaatacaaatcctcagagtctcgtacgaaaaaagccaaagccaacacaaacaacaaaaaatacaaaacacttaatattaagtcaaataatacatcacggaaaatacaagaatttataaatttcGCAAAAATAATATAACGAAAGgtaagtgcagccatagagaaatatcaacaaaggacactcccgagataccgcatcgtagtcccaaatcataaataaatttcaacaaagggcactcccgaggtaccgcatcgtagtcccaaattataaataaattcacaactttccttatatcacagtgggagccttcacatttagttttaaaaataattttttcctaaatagcatctcgcgttttagccacccttatcacaccgtatgactCTAGTAGttaccctactagccacgcgtatcaagccccccttatctcaccacatgcgtttcaatacccaaaccttataccaccgcatgcgtatcaaaatcacaatatatcacaattcgcaCTTCAAGTGACCGATTATCACAGCATAACACAACTTACACCTCAAGTGCACAAATATCATAAATTtatacatcaagtgctcaaatatcacaacttgccacataaatcaacaatacattatttttcacaataaggggcccatgactcgatcataatgtgcacaaaatcttaacaaaatatatcatggagtgaacaactcaacaaaataatattcacaatttaacactttgcctcaatatgatttacggcctttataactcaataccaatttcaacagcatgaactggaaagtaattcatcaaggaacaacaccctctttaatccaaatttttggcaaatggattaatgcctcattttaaaattatttaataaattatttgcaaatgaataatccataatgaaattatctccagAAAATATTAACTCAACAAAAACACGAGAttcacataaaatcaaggtggcaatcacaacAAATCatcttataaaaataaattcaacaaacaaggatttaggcatgacaaatagagaatttaataagtgccaataatttttaatttaatacataaggacaTCTAAGAATTTtagccgatataatttgcacatataaaccaagtacgtactcgtcacctcgcgtacatggtttttaattacataatttttcacataagactcaatgcctaaggggtaattccctcactcaaggttaggaaagatacttacctcaaaccacgctcaatcagtaAAGTAGTATGTATTTTCCTCGATTTATTCGactctgatcggctcgaatctagtcacaattaattcgattcaatcaatacaaattataggaataaattctatatgaaaatacaaattttctaacaaaaatctgaaatcaaactcgaccacatacgcaagtcataatacatatcacAAAGTTGCTTGAgatcttaagtcgctgaacgagttgctaattcacaaaacgacaagtcgggtcgttacattcaccccctcttaaatatacgttcgtcctcgaacgtgccaagaattattctgaggacattaaattactgagtgtattcttgcacacatacttgctGGTGGTTCTATGCCACCACAAATTTAACATGGTCCGACAACACTATCCGAGTTGCGATTATCTCTTTTATcaacatttataaattttaaaaccaatttcttacactccaaacattttcaaaaggcccgATTTTCACATCAATATACGGTATTGGTTTAAACCGATTGTAGCAATTTGTGCCTACGCACCCAGCATACGTATGACCATAACCACATATCTGATCATAacagttgttcataattaattccagcatcgtcGATTAGCCTCACCTTATCCAAAACATTATTTTAAATTTCCACAACgctgacagcaacacgcgaggcataaaaacttcataattatttacatgGATTAACGAGTCAACTGGACACCCACCTCacaggctaaaactcaataattacagcacgtatatggctaaatatgcacagaaacacataaaataattacctaataagcctaacaagcatgactccctattagtattatagtacaaatttaatttaacaaaggaagaatttaaaaatacatgaatttaaccacaaggatctcatccagatataactttcaccgcggcttatagcccggtttaaacatttcacatcatataaaaatacgaggatctcgtcctcagctctgaatcataagtaatatgcacattgtgcgaactgaaattttttatttcttttatttcttatttttaataaatttcgtgaAATAATTTTACAACACATATAATTCATAAATTATAATTAATTGCTCCAAAATTATATCAAAACTCACTGTAGCAAATAATAAAAAGTCACTTTTAGACTCATCGCCATCAATAACGTACAACACAAAATGATTGATACGACTACCGCAATCAAATCTCCCATGAGGGGTAAACACTCTTCCTCTCTTTACAAGTACAAGTATACCTTTTCGAACACTCTTTCTCTCTTTATGCTCGAAAGTTACTGTGTCCTAATTGGATTTGAACTGTTAAATGCTGACTAAACATTATCCAGTGGAGGATATAATGATTGACAAGATTAACGTTGTATTATACCTTTTCCAACGCTCCTTCAATTCCCTCTTTATGCCCCCGAAGTAACTATATAGTATCACATTATAGGGTGGGACCCACTTAATGATTTTGTTAGGTCATTTTTAGCGTGGTCAATCTtataaaatcagcttattttaaaaaacgtttttctcaaaagtattttgtTAGTGAGAAAACAGTTTATGTTTGgttaataaatttcaaaaatatttttgaacagCTATTAATATTTGACCAAACTCTTAATAAATGattttaagtatatttttctaaaagctttttcttaaaaaatatttttgagtattagAAACTACTTTTTTTGCTTCTAAAAAACTGTTTGTTTTTGTACTTGAGAGCATTTTTTTTTACTTCTAGAAGTTTTCAAATACCTTAATTttaggaaaaaaatacttttagcaAACAACAATGAAAAAACATTTTTAGCTAAAAAGAAGCTTGGCCGAACAGACTATAAGTTATCATATGCAGTgtcaaattatatatatatatatatatatatatatatatatatatatatatatatatattagatgaTAGATCCTTTTACCTTCTTGCgtgtttacttttttattttttattttttgaatgctCTCGGTAACATCGTGCCTCCATTAGTATTAGATCTGCAGGAGTCTGACTCTTTCTTCCGGTTCGTACTTTAATTAAAAAGACACTGGTTTTATCAATTCCACTTTTAGCTGAATTTACATCATTTACAAGAAAATTTGATGTATCATTAGTCTTTAGTCTCAAGCTTATTAAAGTAGATTTTTTTAATTTAGGAATACTGATAATTACTTGTCTGTCTGGTTTTGGAATATTCATTGCAGGAAGGAGGATGAGGTATTATATAAGCCTTTTATAAAGAAGGAAACTTTAGTGTGAAACCTAACTGGTTATAACTTTATTCTATGATACTTTTCATACCGTTAATGCcattatattttattctattatacTTGTAGCTATTCTATGATATTTTTCTCAGAGTGATGTTATCACACGTTAGTAATATAGGTAAGCCCTACAATCACACTAAAGAAAATCTATATATAGTACTAAAATCTTTTCAGTTTCGACATCATTTTCtcatagattaatgtattatccATTTAAAAATTCATTCCTCTTCCACTATATTTCCAGCACCCCCTCTCTCATCATATCCTTCAGAATAGTCAAGTAGACAGtgcagcccggtgcacaaagcgTCCGCTATACGCAGGGTTCGGGGAAGGGTCAAACTATAAGAATCTATTATATGCAAGCTtatcctgcatttctgcaagaggcaaCTTAAGTACACTCAATCAGTCCATTTTGAATATATCAATAGTAAAACCAAAAAGGTAATTAACTTCTTCATTGTCATTATGTCATTCTAGCACGAATTTAGTGAACGGGACTACcctttatttgtcattttatgcCAAACACAAGGTGTACTATTGCAATTTTAATCGTTTCATAGTTAAATGTCTCAAATCGGGTGGGATGCGGTAACTTGgtcttcttatttttatttttttgataaccAAGTGAAAGTTTTACAAATGAGCAAGATCAAAACTCAGTCTGCTGTACCAAAAGACAAATCACTCCAACTATCAAGACCCAATTAAGAATATGATATCTTGAAGCATAACTCCTAGGAAGGGTTTCTTTAAAATTCCTTACTCTTATAACACTTACAATTCTTATTACATCAGTTAGATAGTTAATGAAAATATAACTGTTGAAGCACAATCTTAATTGTCCATGATGTTCATACATTATAAATACGAGCTATTCTCCTGTTATACTATTACAATATCTCTCAGTTTACTCAGACTCTAGTATTTCTCTCTTTTCACACTGCTGAGGCATATTTTGCATAGACCATTCTTAATAACTGAACCTGTATTGTTTTTCCTTTAGCTCTACTCTGTAACTTGGTTTTGGATAATTCTTATCTCAataagctagcttttggggttgagtttgACCATGTCCATTTTTTGAAATTATCACTCTATAGTATACTTAAGGCAGTttctccttctttttttttctcgaAGAAATGTTTTATTACTCCCTCAAGGAAATGTCTACTACTCCCTCAATTTGCCATTATTTTAGGATGATATAAAATGAACAGTGTACATAGATTATGAGACATGGATAATAAAGATTATGTGTTTTCAATTACTTAAAAAGTGTACCCTTCCTgatattgttttaaaaaatattttgtagTACAAATTAGTTTGTTCAATATAAGAAATAGAATTTCTAACAGGATAACGTACAAGACATCTAGTTTTCTTTTCATAAGAAGAAATAATACGAGAtttcattttttaattttttgtcttttcttttcaattttgatGTCATACCATTTTAAACCGATATATGTTGCTTGTAGGAATTATACAGTTCAAGAACGCAATTAAAGAGGGATGGCACACTCTATTGAGATTACCCAAATAGATCACCGAACTCCACTGCTTCGTCAAGCAACAAAAGACGAGGTCTCTCTCTTTCTCAACACAAactttcgttttatttatttatttatttatttatttattgtatttttgTACAAATGGAAAAAGGTAGCAAGCATGAATAGTCACTCGTGTATCACTTGTTAATAATTCtaattttttaatatatacaTTAGTTAAGTCATTAAAAGCATAAATAATAACGTCAAGTTTGATCAAGTTTCTTTATTAAAATTCAGTTGTTTTATTAATTTTCCTTTTACTCTTTTGGTTTCCACTAATGATGTTTAAAAATTCATTACGAATATCATCAATTTATAGAAAAGTGGACAACTAAAAATCTATGGAGGGACTGCAAAATCAAAAGTGGACAACTAAAAATAAATGGAGGGAGTAAATTTTATAGAAAATAATAAGTATATAAATATTACTACaacatttaaataaaaaaattggaATTCAGCGTGTTAGTTTCTCAAAACGAAAAAGAAAAACTATGAACTCTTTGCCATTAATTACAGATAGAAGAATGGAAGAAAGTGGATCATTTAATcgagaaaaaagaaacaaatggTCAATATCAAGTCAATAAATCTGCAAATAAAATCGTAGATGAAATATATGAGGATTTGGACATGAATTCAGCTATCAGATCCACCACCATATTCAAAGTAAGTGTGGGGTTACGTGAATCAAATCCAGATGCTTATAAGCCAAAGGTATACTCCATTGGTCCTTACCATAAATACAATCTTGAACTTCGCTCCATAGAAAAGTACAAACAGCGTTACCAACAATGGTTCCTTCGCAGGAAAGAGGGGATTGATGTGGAAAGTTGCATTAGGGAATTGGAGGATGAAGCATTAAAGTGTTATGACGATATAAAGAACCTTGAAAGTGATATTGTTgtcaatttttcaaaaatatttttacttgATGGCTGTTTTCTAGTTGAATTCATTCGAGAGTGGTGTGGAATAGCGTCCAGAAGGAGAAGGACCGATTATCCCCGAAAATTGCATAATTAATCAAGTATGTCGAATCTGTTGTTAGTAGAAAACCAACTTCCTTTCTTTGTCCTCACTAAGCTTCATCACATGACTATGAATGAGGAAGATGAAATATCATTCACAAAAATGGTGAAGTGGATCTTTTTACCTTCATTACCAAAGATGACCCTTGCATCCTATCTTGAGAGTGATGGTAATGATGCTGCAGAAATCAAACATTTACTTCAAGTTGTACAAATGTCAAGTCACCCTTCAGAGATTAAAACTACTAGCCTAACGAATCCTAGCATGGAAACAGAACACTGCTGGAAATCAATGAGGGGTTATAATTAAGGTGGGAAATCAAACCCTACCAATAAGGTGAAAGTTTAGGTAGTCAATCAATTAAACTATTAAAATAACGTATTGATATGTATTTCGTGCGTTTGattatttgtttgtttgtttgtttgttgtttTGTTGTTTTTTAAACTTACCATATGTTATCTGTGTTATCCAAATTAGGACTGAAATGACATCTTACAATGTTTTATTTAAGTTCATTCCCTAATTATATTTTCTTcataaatatgaaaaataataatataattaacaagGCATGTATGAGAGATGTAGTGACTACTGTTACTCTTCTTAGAGAATATAGACTTAATGTTTTCTCTACTCACTGCTTAATATTTAGTtacttaaaattttcattttggAAATTGCCAGTCTTtagagttttttttatttttaatcatcATCTAGTAACAATATATgttgagcaaaaaaaaaaaacgagaAAAACAGAAACCGTGACTCTTTTCAACTAATTACAGAGAGAAGACGGGAGGAAAGATGATTATTTAATAGAGATCAAGGAGCGATTAAAGTTACAAAGAGATAAATCTTTGAATCAAATCTTTGATgaaagatttgaggatttggacaATTCATCTATCAAATCCACTACCATATTCAAAGTAAATGCGGCCATTCGCGAATCTAACCCAGATGCTTATACGCCAAAGATGATCTCCATAGGTCCTTACcataaaaaaaatcaagaacTTCACTCAATGGAAAAGTACAAATTATTATGCCTAAGACGGTTTCTCCAACGGAAAGAGGGGCTTGATGTAGAAAGTTGCATTGGACAATTGGAGGAACTAAAGGATGAAGCAATAAAGTGTTATGACGATATAGACAGTGATATTGTTGGCAAATTTTCGGAAATGTTGTTACTTGATGGCTGTTTTGTGGTTGAGTTTATTCGAGACCCCCTAATTATCAACGCGCACTGGATGGTGTCTCAAGTATGTCGAGATTTATTGCTACTAGAAAACCAACTCCCTTTCTTTGTCCTCGCCAAACTTCATGACATGACTAAGCGTCCTGAAGATCTAGAACCCGACTTCATACGTATGGTGAAATCGACTCTTTGTTATATTTCGCCAAGTAAGATACCTATGCTCAAATCAGAAATTGATGGTGATGAAGAAAAATTCGACCATTTACTTCATGTGGTACACATGTTTTGTCGCCTATCAGAGATGACAAAAACTAGCCAAATCTCGAATTCTAGCATCAGAAAGGAATGTTGCAATATTAAAAGATTTCTTGGAAAGATCTTGCGACTATTTAGGTCAAAAGAAATTTCTACCTCTAATATTTGGCAGTCTTGGCAAGCTCCAACTGCAACAGAGCTTTATGAAGCTGGAGCTAGTTTCATAAAACTAGGAAGTTTCGAAGCAAATCTTATGGATAGAACAACTATGTTCGATATCAAGTTTGAGAATGCAGCGATACAAATTCCTTGTTTCGTAGTTGGTGATTCAACGGAGGCCTTTCTGAGAAATTTGATAGCTTATGAGCAACACTCGACTAACTTATATCCTAAATGTTTTTTGGATTATGTAGATATAATGGGTCAACTTATTAAGTCACGTAAAGATGTGAATTTGCTACGCCAAAATGGAATCATCCTTAACGGGCTAGCAGATGACGGAGAAGTGGCTAACATGTTCAAAAAACTTGGAGAAGGGATCGTGGTTGTTGCTGACAGCACCTATTACGATGAAGCAAGCATAAAAATGAGTCAACATTGCAAAAAGCCGTGGAATCAAATTATGGCAAATTTGAGGCAAAATTATTTTAGTAGTCCTTGGGCAGGAGCTTCAACTGTGGCAGCCGTCATACTCCTCATACTCACGGCTATGCAGACAGTTCTAGCTTTCAGAGATGGTATTAAGTAGTGATCTGCATTGTTGTAATATCATAAGATGGTTGATGaatattgtgatgacccgataggtcactttgagttttagcctttattttcgtGTTTCAGGATATTGACTAGCTCCGTTTAGTGTTCCACGCTTTGAGTGTGCAGTCCGTGTCTTGTTCcgtaaagtttttatgtgaaaaattgatgaaaatgtgaaattttgccttaaaactcatttgagttgactacggtcaacattttgtaTAAACGGAGCAGGATCTATGTTTTGATATGTAACGATCCGGCATGTCGTCTTGAGTATtgcagcctcgttcccccattttcaactcaatttgtattttacagttgttatgtgacttgccggagtaattggttcgggtccggtgaggtttcggaatgaattgagatacttagtctcgaagatgaaaacttaagttgaaaacgtTGACCGGatgattgacttatgtgtaaacgaccccggaataaagttttgatgattccatcaGCTCtttatggtgatttaggacttaggagcgtgtctgaaaaattatttggaagctcgcagttaaattaggcttgaaatgggtaaaatagaaatttaagttggaagtttgaccaaggaGTTGACTTttaatatcggagtcggaatctgattcaggaaatttgaatagtttcgttatgtcatttatgacttgtgtgcaaaacttgagatcaatcggacttgatttgataggtttcgatattgaatgtagaagttgaaaattgttagttttgaataggcttgaattggggcgcgaTTCGTGTTTTAATGTTGTTCAATATAATTTGAGGCATTGACTAAGTTTGTgccatattatgggacttgttagtatacttggttggggtcgcatgggctcggatgagttttggaaaaagtttggtattttgagcataagcatgtaatgatccaacggtccatttttagttctagagatcgaaattcgatttcgagacttccggGATTTTGATAGTGAATTATAAGAGTGATatgaaaagtttggtctaattttatcaagtcgcgattgggtttctAGCGCAAAACataagttaattatttaacgagagaaattggtatcgcattgagcaaatgagttttaaattgagttttgattgtatgactaggttcgtattattatttgtgactcataggaacaaaaatcgtcgaatttcgagttcgtatgatggagttagagcctttttagtaaaaacaataattattggtgcaagcaagttctagTGTGGACTTTTAATGAAAGAAGATGGaattttagtgacggaaaatggattTTTAGTGACAGAtggacagaaacttaaggaccaaaaatggtcatttccttcatttcatt
This region of Nicotiana tomentosiformis chromosome 4, ASM39032v3, whole genome shotgun sequence genomic DNA includes:
- the LOC104111972 gene encoding UPF0481 protein At3g47200-like isoform X1, whose translation is MAHSIEITQIDHRTPLLRQATKDEREDGRKDDYLIEIKERLKLQRDKSLNQIFDERFEDLDNSSIKSTTIFKVNAAIRESNPDAYTPKMISIGPYHKKNQELHSMEKYKLLCLRRFLQRKEGLDVESCIGQLEELKDEAIKCYDDIDSDIVGKFSEMLLLDGCFVVEFIRDPLIINAHWMVSQVCRDLLLLENQLPFFVLAKLHDMTKRPEDLEPDFIRMVKSTLCYISPSKIPMLKSEIDGDEEKFDHLLHVVHMFCRLSEMTKTSQISNSSIRKECCNIKRFLGKILRLFRSKEISTSNIWQSWQAPTATELYEAGASFIKLGSFEANLMDRTTMFDIKFENAAIQIPCFVVGDSTEAFLRNLIAYEQHSTNLYPKCFLDYVDIMGQLIKSRKDVNLLRQNGIILNGLADDGEVANMFKKLGEGIVVVADSTYYDEASIKMSQHCKKPWNQIMANLRQNYFSSPWAGASTVAAVILLILTAMQTVLAFRDGIK
- the LOC104111972 gene encoding UPF0481 protein At3g47200-like isoform X2: MISIGPYHKKNQELHSMEKYKLLCLRRFLQRKEGLDVESCIGQLEELKDEAIKCYDDIDSDIVGKFSEMLLLDGCFVVEFIRDPLIINAHWMVSQVCRDLLLLENQLPFFVLAKLHDMTKRPEDLEPDFIRMVKSTLCYISPSKIPMLKSEIDGDEEKFDHLLHVVHMFCRLSEMTKTSQISNSSIRKECCNIKRFLGKILRLFRSKEISTSNIWQSWQAPTATELYEAGASFIKLGSFEANLMDRTTMFDIKFENAAIQIPCFVVGDSTEAFLRNLIAYEQHSTNLYPKCFLDYVDIMGQLIKSRKDVNLLRQNGIILNGLADDGEVANMFKKLGEGIVVVADSTYYDEASIKMSQHCKKPWNQIMANLRQNYFSSPWAGASTVAAVILLILTAMQTVLAFRDGIK